The following proteins are encoded in a genomic region of Streptomyces sp. SLBN-31:
- a CDS encoding TetR/AcrR family transcriptional regulator, with the protein MPTSAPPSNRFERRRAETRRALIGAARQILAETGDTGVSIQAIAERADVGFGSFYNHFESKTELFEAAVIDALEEFGQSFDERLAGLDDPAELVAAGFRLSARMADTHPELMQVLRRRGLGYIHSDNGLARRAVRDLEVGMASGRFTAVDPAVALSALGGTLLSLVELRFARPDLDGDEAAANLAEMVLLMLGVPADDAHEVARRPLPDEPA; encoded by the coding sequence ATGCCTACGTCAGCCCCGCCCAGCAACCGCTTCGAGCGGCGCCGCGCCGAAACCCGTCGGGCGCTCATCGGCGCCGCCCGGCAGATCCTCGCCGAGACCGGGGACACCGGCGTCAGCATCCAGGCGATCGCCGAGCGCGCCGACGTCGGCTTCGGCTCCTTCTACAACCACTTCGAGTCGAAGACCGAGCTGTTCGAAGCGGCGGTGATCGATGCGCTCGAGGAGTTCGGCCAGAGCTTCGACGAACGCCTCGCGGGGCTCGACGATCCGGCGGAGCTCGTCGCGGCGGGCTTCCGCCTCAGCGCCCGCATGGCCGACACCCACCCGGAACTGATGCAGGTCCTGCGCCGTCGCGGCCTCGGTTACATCCACTCCGACAACGGTCTGGCCCGCAGGGCGGTGCGTGATCTCGAGGTCGGCATGGCCTCCGGCCGCTTCACCGCCGTGGACCCGGCGGTCGCCCTCTCCGCACTCGGCGGAACGCTGCTGTCCCTGGTCGAGCTCCGCTTCGCCCGCCCCGACCTGGACGGCGACGAGGCCGCGGCGAACCTGGCCGAGATGGTCCTGCTCATGCTGGGCGTACCGGCGGACGACGCCCACGAGGTCGCACGGCGTCCGCTTCCCGACGAGCCTGCCTGA
- a CDS encoding MFS transporter, with amino-acid sequence MTDAANASPTPLRHLLGGRFGWFYAGRTVDLAGSSMTTVALALAVLQASGSATDLGIVLAANMIPTLVLLLLGGAVADRVSRRAVLIVTNLTTAAVMAVMAVILITSRYDLFLISCLVLVSGAVSAFSQPALRGIVPELVERKDLQRANALLASSQNAVRILGPMIASVLVATVGGGWALAADAASFVLAAAAFTRIPGASRPPAADRPLWRDLVDGWAVFRSMRWVVIMTVSFALVNAFNVGPWNVLGPQVVSGEDGAVGWGTVQTVRAIGLLVMSVVAVKIVLRRPLRDGRIWGTLAGLPLLAVGLSGEAWIVAVTAFVGGLGFTVAAITWESTLQSAVPEESLSRVAAYDDLLSYLAIPLSQLAMGPLAAHYGAKSVSVACGIAFIVVCLLPLLNRDVRELRT; translated from the coding sequence GTGACCGACGCAGCCAATGCCTCCCCCACGCCGTTGAGGCACCTCTTAGGCGGCCGGTTCGGCTGGTTCTACGCAGGCCGCACCGTCGATCTCGCCGGCTCGTCCATGACCACCGTCGCACTTGCCCTCGCCGTGCTCCAGGCGTCCGGCAGCGCGACCGATCTCGGCATCGTCCTCGCTGCCAATATGATCCCCACCCTGGTGCTTCTGCTCCTCGGGGGCGCGGTCGCGGACCGTGTCAGCAGGCGAGCCGTGCTCATCGTGACCAACCTGACAACCGCCGCCGTCATGGCGGTGATGGCCGTCATCCTGATCACGAGCCGCTACGACCTCTTCCTGATCTCCTGTCTGGTCCTCGTCAGTGGAGCCGTCAGCGCCTTCTCACAGCCCGCGTTGCGCGGCATCGTCCCCGAACTGGTCGAGCGCAAGGACCTGCAGCGCGCCAACGCGCTCCTGGCCAGCAGCCAGAACGCCGTGCGCATCCTCGGTCCGATGATCGCCAGTGTCCTGGTGGCCACGGTCGGGGGCGGGTGGGCCCTCGCAGCCGATGCCGCCTCCTTCGTCCTGGCCGCCGCGGCGTTCACTCGCATCCCCGGGGCGTCTCGGCCGCCGGCGGCGGACCGGCCGTTGTGGCGCGACCTTGTCGACGGCTGGGCCGTCTTCCGGTCGATGCGCTGGGTGGTCATCATGACCGTCTCGTTCGCTCTGGTGAACGCTTTCAACGTCGGTCCATGGAACGTTCTGGGGCCGCAGGTGGTGTCCGGCGAGGACGGCGCTGTGGGCTGGGGCACCGTGCAGACCGTGCGAGCGATCGGACTGCTCGTGATGAGCGTCGTCGCCGTGAAAATCGTTCTGCGCCGACCGCTCCGGGACGGGCGGATCTGGGGAACCCTCGCGGGCCTTCCACTGCTGGCGGTCGGCTTGTCCGGGGAGGCCTGGATCGTGGCCGTGACCGCCTTCGTCGGCGGCCTCGGGTTCACCGTGGCCGCCATCACCTGGGAGAGCACCCTTCAGTCGGCCGTTCCGGAAGAGTCTCTCTCGCGGGTCGCCGCCTATGACGACCTACTGTCCTACTTGGCGATTCCCCTTTCCCAACTGGCCATGGGACCACTGGCCGCGCATTACGGGGCGAAGTCGGTGAGCGTCGCCTGCGGCATCGCCTTCATCGTCGTCTGCCTGTTGCCCCTGCTGAACCGGGACGTCCGCGAGCTTCGAACGTGA
- a CDS encoding cation:proton antiporter, giving the protein MEAIVLADIATVLLAGAVMVKLGKRLRQPPVVAEITVGLMLGPSLLGLLPGDIPHHLFPAGAMPMLSVISQVGLVLFMFLAGLELDVAALRGHGRSVSTIAVLSMAVPFALGVATAALLYSRYAPHGGSLAVFVLYMGTAFSITAFPVLARIIREGGLSRTRIGILAMACAAVCDVLAWCLLAVVVAVAQSDGIAQSVSVIAWAAAYGLVMFRIVQPLLRRLVASLTRHGDHGMLMITVVSGTFLSSLASAWIGIHAIFGAFVFGMVMPREALSGLLGQVAASVEKISGLFLPVFFIVTGLSVDIGALGWAGVPALLLVVVTAVVGKFAGAAFPARFLGMSWREAGAFGALMNTRGLTEIVILDIGRELGLISDRMFTLMVLMALLTTIAASPVLRALRMWYPESVPPVAGSVLPSSSRKRPQHASEGGIASRSAEHTVDGPNP; this is encoded by the coding sequence ATGGAAGCGATCGTCCTGGCGGACATCGCGACCGTCCTGCTCGCGGGAGCCGTGATGGTGAAACTCGGCAAACGCCTGCGTCAGCCCCCCGTAGTCGCCGAGATCACCGTCGGTCTCATGCTCGGGCCCAGCCTCCTTGGCCTGCTGCCCGGAGACATTCCACATCACCTGTTTCCGGCTGGGGCGATGCCCATGCTGTCGGTCATCTCCCAGGTCGGCTTGGTGCTGTTCATGTTTCTCGCCGGCCTGGAGCTCGATGTGGCCGCGCTGCGCGGCCATGGAAGATCGGTAAGCACCATCGCCGTCCTGTCGATGGCAGTGCCGTTCGCCCTCGGTGTCGCGACAGCGGCGCTGCTGTACAGCCGGTACGCACCCCACGGCGGGAGCCTCGCAGTCTTCGTTCTCTACATGGGAACGGCTTTCTCCATCACAGCCTTTCCCGTGCTGGCCCGCATCATCCGGGAGGGCGGCCTTTCGCGGACCCGGATCGGCATCCTTGCCATGGCTTGCGCCGCCGTGTGTGACGTCCTGGCCTGGTGCCTGCTGGCCGTGGTCGTGGCGGTCGCGCAGTCCGACGGGATCGCCCAGTCCGTATCGGTCATCGCCTGGGCCGCCGCGTACGGCCTGGTCATGTTCCGAATAGTGCAGCCGCTGCTGCGTCGGCTGGTCGCCTCCCTCACACGGCACGGAGACCACGGCATGCTGATGATCACGGTCGTGTCCGGAACTTTCCTCTCCTCTTTGGCGTCCGCATGGATCGGCATCCATGCGATCTTCGGTGCCTTCGTGTTCGGAATGGTCATGCCTCGGGAGGCCCTGTCGGGGCTCCTCGGACAGGTCGCCGCCTCCGTGGAGAAGATCTCCGGCCTTTTCCTGCCGGTCTTCTTCATCGTGACGGGACTCTCGGTCGACATCGGCGCACTCGGCTGGGCGGGGGTGCCGGCGCTGCTGCTGGTCGTCGTGACCGCCGTGGTCGGCAAGTTCGCGGGAGCTGCGTTTCCGGCTCGGTTCCTGGGCATGAGCTGGCGCGAGGCGGGTGCTTTCGGCGCGCTGATGAACACGCGGGGGCTGACCGAGATCGTCATCCTGGACATAGGCCGTGAACTCGGGCTCATCAGCGACCGGATGTTCACGCTGATGGTCCTCATGGCTCTTCTCACCACCATCGCGGCCAGCCCTGTGCTGCGCGCACTGCGCATGTGGTACCCCGAATCCGTTCCGCCAGTGGCGGGCAGCGTCCTGCCGTCGTCCTCCCGGAAGAGGCCGCAGCACGCCAGCGAGGGCGGCATCGCGAGTCGTTCGGCAGAGCACACCGTGGACGGGCCCAATCCCTGA
- a CDS encoding MbtH family NRPS accessory protein — MQNPFDAEDQAFHVLVNDEMQHALWPTFAEVPDGWSMVLESADRESCLEYVNAHWTDMRPKSLADVAQRRR; from the coding sequence ATGCAAAACCCGTTCGATGCCGAGGACCAAGCCTTTCACGTGCTCGTCAATGACGAGATGCAGCATGCGCTCTGGCCGACTTTCGCGGAGGTTCCGGATGGCTGGTCCATGGTCCTTGAGTCGGCGGATCGCGAGTCCTGCCTCGAGTATGTGAATGCACATTGGACAGACATGCGGCCGAAGAGTCTGGCCGACGTTGCGCAGCGCCGTCGTTGA
- a CDS encoding phosphopantetheine-binding protein: MPDARIAPDAATVRRRTLEWVAEILEEPEVTEEENFLDLGGHSMLALVLGERAKDAFGADYDLKTLFEGTLASAADELASRVARS, encoded by the coding sequence ATGCCCGATGCACGCATCGCACCAGACGCGGCGACGGTTCGACGCCGGACGCTTGAGTGGGTCGCCGAAATCCTGGAAGAGCCCGAGGTCACCGAGGAGGAGAACTTCCTCGACCTGGGCGGTCATTCCATGCTTGCCCTGGTGCTGGGTGAGCGCGCCAAGGACGCCTTCGGCGCCGACTACGACCTCAAGACCCTGTTCGAGGGAACTCTGGCCTCGGCCGCGGACGAGCTGGCTTCTCGCGTCGCCAGAAGCTGA
- a CDS encoding phosphatidylglycerol lysyltransferase domain-containing protein, translated as MASQQSALIPPRPAAAQRTPGTQPSRLRRRAADATVWYLRVIAVLNIVAVMSLPFRQEVYEHNNGRITLHLHRQHAHHSGQFFTPYLATAGLISAALAIFFVLVMRRRKRAAWVVNLALSAPLFVLYVLALTQHEYRAHAFNWLSAALTGLFVVALLISRREFHAVGDPSNPKLALAVGVGGLVVTGGLGTLLVHATNTIPGATLADELGYTLLRGVSVGPLADRVSAVHAPRWTDIIINILLAAAFCLVLYALFRSPRGRRLLSPEDEERLHALLDKHGARDSLGYFALRRDKAAIFSPTGKAAVTYRVVGGVSLASGDPIGDPEAWPGAIDAWLTEARQHAWTPAVMGASEEAGTIYARHGLDALELGDEAIVDIADFTLEGRAMRVVRQAHNRVRRAGYTVRIRRHEDIPADEMALLIDRADHWRDGATERGFSMALGRLGDPSDGRCVMLECRDAEDVPRALLSFVPWGEHGLSLDLMRRDRACENGLMEFMVVELLLRAAELDIRRVSLNFAMFRSVFERGSRLGAGPVLRLWHATLTFFSRWWQIESLYRANAKYRPIWEPRYLLFARSSDIPRIGLASARAEGFLTLPGKN; from the coding sequence ATGGCATCACAACAGTCCGCCCTGATACCCCCACGCCCGGCCGCCGCGCAGCGCACCCCCGGCACGCAGCCGAGCCGCCTGCGCCGACGGGCCGCCGACGCCACCGTCTGGTACCTGCGGGTGATCGCCGTACTGAACATAGTGGCGGTGATGTCGCTCCCGTTCCGGCAAGAGGTCTACGAGCACAACAACGGCCGTATCACCCTGCACCTGCACCGGCAGCACGCTCACCACTCCGGCCAGTTCTTCACGCCGTACCTGGCCACGGCCGGTCTGATCTCCGCGGCTCTGGCGATCTTCTTCGTGCTGGTGATGCGCCGCCGCAAGCGGGCCGCCTGGGTGGTCAACCTCGCCCTGTCCGCTCCCCTGTTCGTGTTGTACGTCCTCGCGCTCACCCAGCACGAGTACCGTGCCCACGCCTTCAACTGGCTCTCCGCCGCCCTCACCGGCCTGTTCGTCGTCGCACTGCTGATCAGCCGCCGCGAGTTCCACGCGGTGGGCGACCCGTCCAACCCGAAGCTGGCACTGGCCGTCGGCGTGGGCGGCCTGGTGGTCACCGGCGGCCTGGGCACCCTCCTCGTGCACGCGACGAACACGATCCCCGGCGCCACCCTCGCCGACGAGCTCGGCTACACCCTCCTGCGGGGGGTCAGCGTCGGACCGCTCGCCGACCGCGTCTCCGCGGTCCACGCCCCCCGCTGGACCGACATCATCATCAACATCCTCCTCGCGGCGGCCTTCTGCCTGGTCCTGTACGCCCTCTTCCGTTCCCCGCGCGGCCGGCGCCTGCTCAGCCCCGAGGACGAGGAACGGCTGCACGCACTGCTGGACAAGCACGGCGCCCGTGACTCGCTCGGCTACTTCGCACTGCGCCGCGACAAGGCGGCGATCTTCTCCCCGACCGGCAAGGCGGCGGTGACCTACCGCGTCGTGGGCGGCGTCAGCCTGGCCTCCGGCGACCCGATCGGCGACCCGGAGGCCTGGCCCGGAGCGATCGACGCCTGGCTGACCGAGGCGCGCCAGCACGCCTGGACGCCCGCGGTGATGGGCGCGAGCGAGGAGGCGGGCACCATCTACGCCCGCCACGGCCTGGACGCCCTGGAACTCGGCGACGAGGCGATCGTCGACATCGCCGACTTCACCCTCGAAGGCCGCGCGATGCGCGTCGTACGGCAGGCCCACAACCGGGTTCGCCGGGCCGGTTACACGGTCCGCATCCGCCGCCACGAGGACATTCCGGCCGACGAGATGGCGCTGCTCATCGACCGCGCCGACCACTGGCGCGACGGCGCCACCGAACGCGGCTTCTCCATGGCCCTCGGCCGCCTCGGCGACCCGTCCGACGGGCGTTGCGTGATGCTGGAGTGCCGCGACGCCGAGGACGTCCCCCGGGCTCTGCTGAGCTTCGTGCCCTGGGGCGAGCACGGTCTGTCCCTGGACCTGATGCGCCGCGATCGTGCCTGCGAGAACGGGCTGATGGAGTTCATGGTCGTCGAACTCCTGCTGCGCGCCGCCGAACTGGACATCCGCCGCGTCTCCCTGAACTTCGCGATGTTCCGCTCGGTCTTCGAACGCGGCTCCCGACTCGGCGCCGGCCCGGTCCTGCGTCTGTGGCACGCCACGCTGACGTTCTTCTCCCGCTGGTGGCAGATCGAGTCCCTGTACCGCGCGAACGCCAAGTACCGCCCGATATGGGAGCCGCGCTACCTGCTCTTCGCGAGAAGCAGCGACATTCCCCGCATCGGACTGGCGAGCGCCCGCGCGGAGGGGTTCCTGACCCTTCCCGGCAAGAACTGA
- a CDS encoding thioesterase II family protein, with protein MSPVPLVLLHHSGGSAQVFHPLVDALPQQFVAHVLELPGRGRRWRENSVVSAQKAAEDLAVQVAEAGITGKFAIFGHSMGAYLGLLLASQLEATSGGAYCGTLFASAAAAPSGASPLFVGDPQEAEEPEILDKAARFGGLPPQILAHEQLRERSVALLRADFAVCDDFVRKHRNTVTESRIVACHGTDDFFTGEQLDRWRLSTTSGSEVVPFPGSHFYITDHAAEVAATVSAILGGGPALPDRRSGVAHR; from the coding sequence ATGAGCCCGGTTCCGCTCGTTCTGCTGCACCATTCCGGCGGGTCCGCCCAGGTCTTCCACCCCCTCGTCGATGCGCTGCCCCAGCAGTTCGTGGCACACGTGCTGGAACTCCCGGGCAGGGGGCGCAGATGGCGCGAGAACTCCGTCGTCTCGGCCCAGAAGGCCGCCGAGGACCTCGCCGTGCAGGTCGCCGAAGCCGGAATCACCGGAAAATTCGCGATCTTCGGGCACAGCATGGGCGCCTATCTGGGTCTGCTGCTTGCCTCGCAGCTCGAAGCCACCTCGGGCGGGGCATACTGCGGCACGCTCTTCGCTTCGGCCGCTGCGGCGCCGTCCGGCGCATCCCCGTTGTTCGTCGGCGATCCGCAAGAAGCCGAGGAACCGGAAATCCTGGACAAAGCAGCAAGGTTCGGTGGACTGCCACCACAGATCCTCGCCCATGAACAGCTGCGAGAACGATCAGTCGCGTTGCTGCGCGCTGATTTCGCGGTGTGCGACGACTTCGTGCGTAAGCACCGCAACACCGTGACCGAGAGCCGGATCGTGGCGTGCCACGGCACCGACGATTTTTTCACCGGAGAGCAACTCGACCGGTGGCGCCTCAGTACGACGTCCGGTAGCGAAGTCGTGCCCTTCCCTGGAAGTCACTTCTACATCACGGACCATGCCGCGGAAGTGGCCGCGACCGTGTCCGCGATCCTGGGAGGCGGTCCGGCACTTCCCGACCGGCGCAGCGGCGTCGCGCACAGGTGA
- a CDS encoding chlorinating enzyme, with protein sequence MTISQETDYRLSAEELARFERDGFIGPIKIFEPEEMTERWKSIRRQLPDRSLAIYPDDALSSGTNISNYDRHLDVDLLSEHIMNRRIVDRVASILGPDVLCWRTEFFPKYPGDEGTDWHQAATFANASKKPQIMWPAEDSEIPFGGTITVWTAFTDSTKENGCLQLMPGTHREMNYDESKAMDYDPDAINSREKEGVKRGFFGYDYRQLQKDPNWKPDESQAFPLVMKRGECVIFWSTLMHASLPHTGSRKDYRMGFAARYVPTKVKIYPDTDQVAEYGGGITLDNYGAVLVSGEDTYKINTIATHSRRGYAFTPRRW encoded by the coding sequence ATGACGATCAGTCAGGAAACCGACTATCGGCTCAGCGCCGAAGAGCTCGCCAGGTTCGAACGGGACGGGTTCATCGGCCCGATCAAGATATTCGAGCCGGAGGAGATGACGGAGCGTTGGAAGAGCATCCGACGGCAGCTTCCCGACCGTTCCTTGGCCATCTATCCCGACGACGCGCTCAGCAGCGGCACGAACATCTCCAACTACGACCGCCACCTCGATGTCGATCTGCTCTCCGAGCACATCATGAACCGGCGGATCGTCGACCGCGTTGCCTCCATCCTTGGGCCCGATGTGCTCTGCTGGCGTACCGAGTTCTTCCCCAAGTACCCCGGCGACGAGGGCACTGACTGGCACCAGGCGGCCACCTTCGCCAATGCCAGCAAGAAGCCGCAGATCATGTGGCCGGCGGAGGACTCCGAGATCCCGTTCGGCGGCACGATCACCGTGTGGACCGCGTTCACGGACTCCACGAAGGAGAATGGCTGCCTTCAGCTCATGCCGGGCACGCATCGGGAGATGAACTACGACGAGTCCAAGGCCATGGACTACGATCCCGACGCGATCAACTCCCGTGAAAAGGAGGGAGTCAAGCGGGGATTCTTCGGCTACGACTACCGGCAGTTGCAGAAGGACCCGAACTGGAAACCGGATGAGTCCCAGGCCTTTCCCCTGGTGATGAAGCGTGGCGAGTGCGTCATCTTCTGGTCCACTCTCATGCACGCCTCCCTTCCGCACACCGGGAGCAGGAAGGACTACCGCATGGGATTCGCTGCCCGGTACGTACCGACCAAGGTGAAGATATACCCCGACACGGATCAGGTCGCCGAGTACGGCGGCGGTATCACGCTCGACAACTACGGCGCGGTACTCGTCTCCGGCGAGGACACCTACAAGATCAATACGATCGCCACTCACAGTCGTCGGGGTTACGCGTTCACTCCTCGCCGCTGGTGA
- a CDS encoding VOC family protein, translating into MSETRVHGPDARTAHQDLHSEDGALRGEHPGRSRNPVIKVADLAWLEFEKPDLDRAEVFARDFGFGVAARTERELWLRGTFAGSPCVVIRRGRTSRFIGPAFRAAERADLDRLARATGVDVREADVPGGGRAVDLLDPSGFPVRVVHCGEQLPALPEQHPLPLNFGTGPRRTNATQRPPREPSRIQRLGHVVLETRVFGRALDWYLDTLGMIVSDFLFMDGQRDRGPTMAFIRCDLGSVPADHHTLAMHLGPGTGYVHSAYQVTDLDSIAAGGEYLKERGYQRSWGIGRHIQGSQLFDYWRDPDRFMLEHFADGDLFSSELEPGWAPMSTSGLAQWGPPATRDFLGANPSPQRIRDVIEALRGDNEMDPARLLGLLKATRS; encoded by the coding sequence ATGTCTGAAACCCGCGTCCACGGGCCCGATGCCAGGACGGCCCATCAGGACCTGCACAGCGAAGACGGTGCGCTGCGCGGGGAGCACCCCGGCCGGTCCCGAAATCCGGTGATCAAGGTCGCCGACCTGGCCTGGCTGGAGTTCGAGAAGCCCGACCTGGACCGCGCCGAGGTCTTCGCCCGCGATTTCGGCTTCGGTGTGGCCGCCCGCACGGAGCGGGAGCTGTGGCTGCGCGGGACCTTCGCGGGCTCGCCCTGCGTGGTGATCCGGCGCGGGCGTACGTCCCGCTTCATCGGCCCGGCGTTCCGCGCCGCGGAGCGGGCCGACCTGGACCGCCTGGCCCGGGCCACCGGGGTCGACGTACGCGAGGCGGACGTACCCGGCGGCGGTCGGGCGGTCGACCTGCTCGATCCCTCGGGCTTCCCGGTGCGCGTGGTGCACTGCGGCGAGCAGCTGCCGGCGCTTCCCGAACAGCACCCGCTGCCGCTCAACTTCGGCACCGGTCCCCGCCGTACGAACGCCACGCAGCGCCCGCCCCGCGAGCCGTCGCGCATCCAGCGCCTGGGCCATGTGGTGCTGGAGACACGGGTGTTCGGCCGGGCTCTGGACTGGTACCTGGACACCCTGGGCATGATCGTCTCCGACTTCCTGTTCATGGACGGGCAGCGCGACCGGGGCCCGACCATGGCGTTCATCCGCTGCGACCTCGGCAGCGTGCCGGCCGACCACCACACGCTGGCGATGCATCTGGGACCCGGCACCGGCTACGTCCACTCCGCCTACCAGGTCACCGACCTCGACTCGATCGCCGCCGGTGGCGAGTACCTCAAGGAGCGCGGCTACCAGCGCAGTTGGGGCATCGGCCGGCACATCCAGGGCAGCCAGCTGTTCGACTACTGGCGCGACCCGGACCGCTTCATGCTGGAGCACTTCGCCGACGGCGACCTGTTCTCCAGCGAGCTCGAACCCGGCTGGGCGCCCATGTCGACGAGCGGCCTGGCCCAGTGGGGCCCGCCCGCCACCCGCGACTTCCTGGGCGCGAACCCCTCCCCGCAGCGGATCCGCGACGTCATCGAGGCCCTGCGCGGCGACAACGAGATGGACCCCGCGCGTCTGCTGGGCCTTCTCAAGGCCACCAGGTCCTGA
- a CDS encoding tryptophan dimethylallyltransferase family protein yields MDSIFSGEGRSIGGFLRERWSEMCEGLDLPQSLSGPVTEQVGDLLRPWADLPVGQASPFPSYVADDGFPAEMSVKWSRGRPELRILFEALGSSRPITAASNRDAAAALTDGLAGEPMVCLDRYGKVADMFAPGAGQATAPVPVWHSLAWKPGRPPAFKVYFGLYAVDLTERHALVGEAMARLAMGTAWADTSAQVARAARADGIERELEFFALDLDAGARARAKVYYRNHTGSVTVLEQMASLARAHEPDRARSAFRTLLGTAPEAAGAAPLTCLAYRPDALRADESTTYFRVSTFTASDEEAADRIGALMAHEGLDPRRHHALLHALAPRPLNQSRGLQELVSYRSLGHEGDVSVYFRFPLYPPHTAEPGPPPQPSPRTLQEDDSL; encoded by the coding sequence ATGGACAGCATCTTCTCGGGCGAGGGGCGTTCCATCGGCGGGTTCCTGCGCGAGCGCTGGAGCGAGATGTGTGAGGGGCTCGACCTGCCGCAGTCCCTCAGCGGGCCTGTGACGGAACAGGTCGGGGATCTTCTGCGGCCGTGGGCCGACCTGCCCGTCGGGCAGGCGTCGCCGTTCCCCTCGTATGTCGCGGACGACGGCTTTCCCGCGGAGATGTCGGTGAAGTGGTCACGGGGGCGGCCGGAGTTGCGCATCCTGTTCGAGGCGCTCGGCAGCTCCCGACCCATCACCGCGGCCTCGAATCGAGACGCTGCGGCGGCGCTGACGGATGGGTTGGCCGGGGAGCCGATGGTCTGCCTCGACCGCTACGGGAAAGTGGCCGACATGTTCGCGCCGGGCGCCGGCCAGGCGACAGCGCCCGTCCCGGTGTGGCACTCCCTGGCCTGGAAGCCCGGCCGTCCTCCTGCCTTCAAGGTCTATTTCGGGCTGTACGCGGTGGACTTGACGGAGCGTCACGCCCTGGTCGGCGAGGCGATGGCGCGTCTCGCCATGGGCACCGCGTGGGCCGATACCTCCGCACAGGTGGCGCGAGCGGCACGGGCGGACGGAATCGAGCGGGAGTTGGAGTTCTTCGCCCTTGACCTGGACGCAGGCGCGCGGGCCAGGGCCAAGGTCTACTACCGCAACCACACCGGCAGCGTCACCGTCCTGGAGCAGATGGCCTCCCTCGCCCGGGCCCACGAGCCGGACAGGGCCCGCTCGGCCTTCCGCACTCTGCTCGGTACGGCGCCCGAAGCCGCCGGAGCGGCCCCGCTGACCTGCCTCGCCTACCGACCGGACGCCCTCCGCGCCGACGAGTCGACCACCTACTTCCGGGTGTCCACGTTCACCGCGTCAGATGAGGAAGCCGCGGACAGGATCGGCGCGTTGATGGCGCACGAGGGCCTCGACCCACGACGTCACCACGCCCTCCTGCACGCCCTGGCGCCGCGCCCCCTGAACCAGAGCCGGGGGCTGCAGGAGCTGGTCAGCTACCGCTCACTGGGCCACGAGGGCGACGTATCCGTCTACTTCAGGTTTCCGCTCTACCCCCCACACACCGCCGAGCCCGGCCCGCCGCCACAGCCATCCCCGCGCACCCTCCAGGAGGACGACTCCCTATGA
- a CDS encoding fumarylacetoacetate hydrolase family protein, whose protein sequence is MSTNVLRTADGWWVILPRALDSARSEGTPIDRAVPVHTKAVTTAELIADRDAVREAALAGDPGTPVADLVALSPVTAPCRVVAQMVNYRSHARDSGFTGDIPPAFFRKASGSVSGPGDPVVRPSHVRFLDYEIELGLVMGAPLPIGAVIEERDLPSYVAGLVITNDVSARDVQLTKTQFYESKSYPTFTPTGPYLALLEPEDFTRLLDLRLRLSVNGELRQDRTLADMIVRPAQALTLLARFQSLDPGDLLMTGTPGGTALKAPPKPVEKIGALLPPAVKWKAFFKSQAKNPHYLRSGDVITATIATPDGRIDLGEQRTPVTNARIDPGEQRTPVTNA, encoded by the coding sequence ATGAGCACCAACGTCCTGCGCACCGCCGACGGCTGGTGGGTGATCCTCCCCCGAGCCCTCGACTCCGCCCGATCAGAGGGGACTCCCATCGACCGGGCCGTCCCCGTCCACACCAAGGCGGTCACCACCGCCGAGCTCATCGCCGACCGCGACGCCGTACGAGAAGCGGCGCTCGCCGGCGACCCGGGCACGCCCGTCGCCGACCTGGTCGCCCTCTCGCCGGTCACCGCCCCTTGCCGGGTGGTCGCCCAGATGGTCAACTACCGCAGCCACGCCCGCGATTCGGGCTTTACCGGCGACATCCCGCCCGCCTTCTTCCGCAAGGCGTCCGGCTCGGTCAGCGGACCCGGCGACCCCGTCGTACGGCCCTCCCACGTGAGGTTCCTCGACTACGAGATCGAACTCGGCCTCGTCATGGGCGCGCCCCTTCCCATCGGCGCCGTGATCGAGGAGCGGGACCTGCCGTCGTACGTCGCCGGACTGGTGATCACCAACGACGTCAGCGCCCGCGACGTCCAGCTGACCAAGACCCAGTTCTACGAGAGCAAGTCGTACCCGACCTTCACGCCGACCGGCCCGTACCTCGCCCTGCTGGAGCCGGAGGACTTCACCCGTCTCCTCGACCTGCGGCTGCGGTTGTCCGTCAACGGTGAGCTGCGCCAGGACCGCACCCTGGCCGACATGATCGTCCGTCCGGCGCAGGCCCTGACCCTGCTGGCCCGCTTCCAGAGCCTCGACCCCGGCGACCTGCTGATGACGGGCACACCCGGCGGCACTGCGCTGAAGGCTCCGCCGAAGCCGGTCGAGAAGATCGGCGCCCTCCTGCCGCCCGCGGTGAAGTGGAAGGCGTTCTTCAAGTCGCAGGCGAAGAACCCGCATTACCTCCGTTCCGGTGACGTGATCACGGCGACGATCGCGACCCCGGACGGCCGGATCGACCTCGGCGAGCAGCGAACCCCCGTCACGAACGCCCGGATCGACCCCGGCGAGCAGCGAACCCCCGTCACGAACGCCTGA